A single genomic interval of Lewinellaceae bacterium harbors:
- a CDS encoding RagB/SusD family nutrient uptake outer membrane protein — MRKYIYIKSFLVLSALMLVGTGCFKDLNTVPLDTDEITSATVYDNPQAYEQVLAKLYAGLAVSGQQGPAGQPDISGIDEGFSTYLRQYWKAQELSTDEAVIAWNDGNIKDFHEQDWDSNNEFIAAMYNRIFYQISLCNEYLRETTDEKLSERGVSGTLLDDVKTFRAEARFLRALSYWHALDMFRNIPFVTEEDKVGAFFPEQITAPDLFSFIESELLDIEPELKAPRTNVYGRADQAADWMLLAKMYLNAETHIGTPKYSECITYAQKVVDAGFSLESNYAKLFMADNNTSDEIIFPIEFDGVNTRTWGGMTFVVHAAVGGSMKPADFGIDGGWGGTRTTSAIVSKFPAIGSGTDLVSPNAGSTDFTALYVPGAYQGWDPSNTSTVLADPDGDNNFEGYLYFPDAGTQFKFTTGPNWDVNFGDNGADGTLDSGGDNIVAADAGMYKVNVDMNNLTYTITKTDWGLIGSGTPSGWDSDQNMTYDAEAGAWTIQLDLVAGDVKFRANDGWDINLGDNGKDGLLEYGGDNIVIPSAGNYILKLFLNPTGYTYSIALASFDSRAMFYTDGQSLEIDDISQFVEGYAVAKFTNLRSNGQAGSDLTFMDTDFPLFRLADAYLMYAEAVVRGGAGGSMATAVQYVNLVRERAYKGPSGDITQADLNLDFLLDERAREFLWECTRRTDLIRFGKFSSGNYVWPWKGGVKSGTATDSKYNVYPIPASDIGANPNLVQNPGY; from the coding sequence ATGAGAAAATACATATATATAAAATCATTCCTCGTCCTTTCTGCCCTGATGCTGGTCGGTACCGGGTGTTTCAAAGACCTCAATACCGTTCCACTCGATACGGACGAGATTACCTCAGCCACCGTGTATGACAACCCCCAGGCTTACGAACAGGTTCTGGCTAAATTGTATGCGGGATTGGCAGTAAGTGGACAGCAAGGCCCAGCCGGTCAGCCCGATATCAGCGGGATTGACGAAGGTTTTTCCACCTACCTCAGACAATACTGGAAAGCCCAGGAATTGTCTACGGACGAAGCAGTCATTGCGTGGAATGACGGTAACATCAAAGATTTTCACGAACAGGATTGGGACTCAAATAACGAGTTTATTGCTGCCATGTACAATCGGATCTTTTACCAGATATCTCTCTGTAATGAGTATTTGCGTGAAACAACGGATGAGAAGCTGAGCGAAAGAGGTGTAAGTGGCACCCTGCTGGATGATGTAAAGACGTTCCGTGCAGAAGCCAGGTTCCTGCGTGCTCTGTCTTACTGGCATGCCCTTGACATGTTCCGCAATATACCTTTTGTGACTGAAGAGGATAAAGTTGGTGCTTTCTTTCCGGAGCAAATCACGGCACCGGACTTGTTCAGTTTCATTGAAAGTGAATTGCTGGACATCGAACCGGAGCTTAAAGCACCGCGTACCAATGTGTACGGTCGTGCCGATCAGGCAGCGGACTGGATGTTGCTTGCTAAAATGTACCTGAATGCAGAAACCCACATCGGTACACCTAAATACAGTGAGTGTATCACCTATGCACAAAAGGTTGTAGATGCTGGTTTCTCACTGGAATCCAACTATGCCAAATTGTTTATGGCTGACAACAATACCTCCGATGAGATCATTTTCCCCATCGAATTTGATGGAGTAAACACCCGGACCTGGGGTGGGATGACTTTTGTCGTCCATGCAGCTGTTGGTGGTAGTATGAAGCCCGCAGACTTTGGTATCGACGGTGGATGGGGTGGTACCCGTACGACCAGCGCCATCGTTTCGAAATTCCCGGCGATAGGTTCCGGTACCGACCTGGTTAGTCCTAACGCAGGCAGTACGGACTTTACAGCACTGTATGTACCTGGTGCTTACCAGGGATGGGACCCCAGTAACACCTCGACCGTTCTGGCTGATCCTGACGGCGATAACAATTTCGAAGGATATTTGTATTTCCCGGATGCAGGTACCCAATTCAAATTCACCACCGGCCCGAACTGGGATGTCAATTTTGGAGACAACGGTGCTGACGGAACCCTGGATTCCGGAGGAGATAATATTGTTGCAGCAGATGCCGGCATGTACAAGGTCAATGTTGACATGAACAACCTGACCTATACGATCACTAAAACCGACTGGGGATTGATCGGGTCCGGAACACCCTCAGGATGGGATTCCGATCAGAATATGACATACGACGCTGAAGCAGGTGCCTGGACGATTCAGCTTGACCTGGTAGCCGGGGATGTGAAGTTCCGCGCCAATGACGGATGGGATATCAACCTGGGAGACAATGGCAAAGATGGGCTGCTGGAATACGGCGGCGATAATATAGTCATTCCATCGGCCGGGAATTATATCCTGAAGTTATTCCTGAATCCTACCGGATACACCTATTCCATAGCACTGGCTAGTTTTGACAGCCGTGCCATGTTCTACACCGACGGACAGTCGCTGGAGATCGATGACATATCTCAATTTGTTGAAGGTTATGCCGTCGCCAAATTTACGAACCTCAGGTCCAATGGACAGGCAGGTTCCGATTTGACCTTTATGGATACCGACTTTCCACTGTTCCGTCTGGCTGATGCCTATCTGATGTATGCGGAAGCTGTTGTTCGCGGGGGCGCTGGTGGTAGTATGGCTACTGCAGTACAATACGTCAACCTGGTCCGAGAGCGTGCCTACAAAGGCCCATCGGGAGACATCACCCAGGCCGATCTGAATCTGGATTTCTTGCTGGATGAGCGTGCCCGGGAATTCCTCTGGGAATGTACCCGTCGTACGGACCTGATCCGCTTTGGCAAATTCAGTTCCGGCAATTACGTATGGCCCTGGAAAGGTGGGGTGAAGAGTGGTACGGCTACGGATAGTAAATACAACGTCTATCCGATTCCGGCATCCGACATCGGAGCAAACCCCAATTTGGTTCAAAACCCTGGTTATTAA
- a CDS encoding glycoside hydrolase family 13 protein, whose amino-acid sequence MNPRKFSLLFFTIFLVLNAWSQSRIERVEPPSWWAGMHDPDLQLMLYGQDLRGYLVTTDYAGIEVVAVHDAASPNYLFVDLRFTWDIKPGTVNFELQRQGSPDLKIDYPVQQRRSGSAYRASFTPEDVIYLITPDRFANGQTSNDQVSGMPDPYNRTEPFGRHGGDLSGITQHLDYIHDLGFTAIWLNPVLENNQLAQSYHGYATTDFYRVDPRFGSNEDFRMLSEKAAGEGLKLIMDMIANHCGDRHWWMLDLPFEDWINYQGHPEITSHRRTVNQDPHASPSDREKFSAGWFVTQMPDLNQRNPYMAKYIIQNSIWWVEYANLAGIRQDTYSYPDKNFMSEWTCRILNEYPNFNIVGEEWVDNPSIVSYWQRGKINQDGYTSCLPSLMDFPLTMALHQALNENSDFGSGWIRIYDVLANDFVYPDPGNLTIFPDNHDMSRILTQVGEDVAKDKLALAFILTTRGIPQIYYGTEILMSNPGTDSHGIIRSDFPGGWQGDRVNAFTGQGLTPEQKDMQSFIRTLLQWRQTNDAVRSGKLMHYAPENGVYVYFRYVDDQQVMVVLNKNNSPVKLDLSRFGERLQGIQEANDIISGQVMHFVDQLEIKPMQPLILELMK is encoded by the coding sequence ATGAATCCCAGAAAATTCAGTCTGTTATTTTTTACGATTTTTCTCGTCCTGAATGCGTGGTCCCAAAGCCGGATCGAGCGGGTAGAACCGCCGTCCTGGTGGGCAGGGATGCACGATCCGGACTTGCAGCTTATGCTTTATGGGCAGGATCTCCGTGGATATCTTGTTACAACCGATTATGCAGGCATAGAGGTTGTGGCAGTACACGATGCAGCCAGCCCCAATTATCTCTTTGTGGACCTGCGTTTTACCTGGGATATTAAGCCCGGCACCGTGAACTTTGAGCTGCAGCGGCAGGGATCACCGGACTTAAAGATTGATTATCCGGTGCAGCAGCGCCGTTCCGGTTCGGCCTACCGTGCTTCTTTCACGCCTGAAGATGTGATCTATCTGATCACACCGGACCGTTTCGCCAATGGCCAGACTTCCAATGATCAGGTGTCCGGAATGCCGGACCCGTACAACCGCACGGAACCCTTTGGCAGGCATGGCGGTGACCTGTCGGGGATCACACAGCATCTGGATTACATCCATGACCTTGGTTTTACAGCCATTTGGCTGAATCCCGTCCTCGAAAACAATCAGCTGGCGCAATCCTATCATGGCTATGCAACCACGGATTTTTACCGGGTGGACCCACGCTTTGGGTCCAACGAAGATTTCCGCATGTTGAGTGAAAAGGCTGCCGGAGAGGGATTAAAACTGATCATGGATATGATCGCCAACCATTGCGGGGACCGCCACTGGTGGATGTTGGACCTACCCTTTGAGGACTGGATCAACTACCAGGGCCATCCGGAAATAACCTCTCACCGCCGCACAGTCAACCAGGATCCCCATGCGTCACCGTCTGACCGCGAAAAGTTCTCTGCCGGCTGGTTTGTGACGCAAATGCCGGACCTGAACCAGCGCAATCCTTATATGGCCAAATACATCATTCAAAACTCGATCTGGTGGGTGGAATACGCCAACCTTGCCGGCATACGACAGGATACTTACTCGTATCCGGATAAAAACTTCATGTCTGAATGGACGTGCCGGATCCTGAATGAATATCCAAATTTCAACATTGTAGGTGAAGAGTGGGTTGACAACCCATCCATCGTATCGTACTGGCAGCGTGGAAAAATAAATCAGGACGGATATACTTCTTGCCTGCCCAGTTTGATGGATTTCCCCCTTACGATGGCATTGCATCAGGCTTTGAATGAGAATTCGGATTTTGGCTCCGGATGGATCAGAATTTATGATGTACTGGCTAATGATTTTGTCTATCCCGATCCGGGCAACCTGACCATATTCCCCGATAACCATGATATGAGCCGGATCCTTACCCAGGTTGGCGAGGATGTAGCAAAAGACAAACTGGCCCTGGCATTTATACTGACTACCCGGGGTATTCCCCAGATCTATTATGGAACGGAGATCCTGATGTCCAATCCGGGTACAGATAGTCATGGGATTATCCGCAGTGATTTTCCGGGTGGTTGGCAGGGTGACCGCGTGAATGCATTTACCGGTCAGGGACTTACACCAGAACAAAAGGATATGCAGTCCTTTATCCGGACGCTGTTACAATGGCGCCAGACCAATGACGCGGTTCGTTCTGGTAAGTTGATGCATTATGCTCCGGAGAATGGAGTATATGTCTATTTCCGCTATGTGGATGATCAGCAGGTAATGGTTGTATTAAATAAGAATAACAGCCCGGTAAAGCTGGACCTGTCGCGGTTTGGAGAAAGGCTGCAGGGAATTCAGGAAGCAAATGATATTATCAGTGGCCAGGTCATGCATTTTGTGGATCAGCTGGAGATCAAGCCGATGCAACCATTGATCCTTGAATTAATGAAATAA
- a CDS encoding NAD(P)/FAD-dependent oxidoreductase yields MIIGAGPAGLAVAGRMRQAGLEFTLLESSDRVGVMWSRHYDRLCLHTVKQLSHLPLLDFPTDYPVYVPRKSLLKYFEHYARHFNIRPEFGQKVSRIQKNDQGWEVTTGDNTYQGESVVICTGINRVPIHPHWEGENQFAGSITHSADYRNPAPFKGKKVLVIGMGNTGAEIALDLAENAIDVSLSVRSPITIVPRDIAGNPVQLTAKKLDRLPWGIGDWLGTQIRKMVIGNLGQYGVPLSKTHPAVQLRETGKTPVIDLGTVAQIKKGKIKILPDVSGFDTSAVRFNDGSMHPFDAVILATGYRAKLEEFIPGIQEFLDQNGYPKAPVGDGVFRDMYFVGFDNYKLGGILGTIYDDSLTVVEQIRKNTA; encoded by the coding sequence CTGATCATCGGAGCCGGACCTGCCGGTTTGGCTGTTGCCGGCCGGATGCGTCAAGCCGGGCTGGAATTCACCTTGCTGGAAAGCTCGGACCGCGTAGGTGTCATGTGGTCCAGGCACTACGATCGCCTGTGCCTGCACACGGTAAAACAATTATCCCACCTGCCCCTTCTCGACTTTCCCACGGACTACCCGGTCTATGTGCCCAGGAAGTCCCTGCTGAAATATTTTGAACACTATGCCAGGCATTTCAACATTCGTCCGGAGTTTGGTCAAAAAGTCTCCCGGATCCAAAAAAACGATCAGGGCTGGGAAGTTACCACCGGTGACAACACGTACCAGGGAGAATCTGTAGTGATCTGCACCGGTATCAATCGAGTACCCATCCATCCCCACTGGGAAGGAGAAAATCAGTTCGCCGGATCAATTACCCATAGTGCTGATTACAGGAACCCGGCCCCCTTCAAGGGCAAGAAGGTATTGGTCATTGGCATGGGGAACACCGGAGCCGAGATAGCCCTCGATCTGGCTGAAAATGCTATAGATGTTTCACTCTCGGTGCGCTCACCGATCACCATTGTTCCACGCGATATTGCAGGTAATCCTGTCCAGTTGACGGCCAAAAAGCTGGACCGGCTACCCTGGGGTATCGGAGACTGGCTGGGCACCCAGATCCGGAAAATGGTCATCGGGAATCTGGGACAATACGGCGTACCGCTTTCAAAAACACATCCTGCAGTCCAGCTGAGGGAGACCGGCAAAACACCGGTTATCGACCTGGGAACGGTAGCCCAAATTAAAAAAGGTAAGATCAAGATATTGCCAGATGTCTCCGGTTTTGATACATCTGCGGTCCGGTTCAATGACGGCAGCATGCATCCGTTTGATGCTGTGATCCTTGCTACCGGATACCGGGCAAAACTGGAGGAGTTCATCCCGGGCATCCAGGAATTTCTGGACCAGAATGGTTACCCCAAAGCACCTGTAGGCGATGGCGTATTCCGGGACATGTACTTTGTCGGTTTCGACAATTATAAACTGGGTGGAATACTGGGAACGATCTATGATGATTCATTAACCGTTGTCGAACAGATCCGGAAGAATACCGCATAA
- a CDS encoding TonB-dependent receptor, with the protein MAQKTVTGTVLDNETGEGLIGANIRVPNTSIGTVTDIDGSFSLTVADDVTQLEVSYTGYENQIVSLDQGLNLTIRLAVGSTLDEVLVIGYGTVKREDATGSVQTVSSKDFNMGAISSPQELISGKIAGVQVTTNGDPGGGSTIRIRGGSSLSATNDPLVVIDGIPVATDGISGLRNPLNAINPNDIETFTILKDASATAIYGSRASNGVILITTKKGSLKNKMRVDYSGNVSVSTRAKSIDVLGADDYRSFVNARYPSGHAALGLLGNDNTDWQDVIFQNAIGHDHNVSLSGGVGEIPYRVSLGYTNRDGLLKTDNFSRTTAAINLSPGLLDNYLQINVGLKGMFAKNQFADWGAIGSAINFDPTQPVYDSENDYGGYFTWLGVDGRPNTLAPANPLALLELRDNHSNVNRYLVNASVDYRMHFLPDLRANLNLGYDYSDGSGTNFVPKLASFTFSDGGYSGEYSQNKKNSTLEFYLNYVKDLSSIVKLDVMGGYSWQHFYVSNYNFASNVDGTEILSAANTDPREYYLVSLFGRANLTIAENLLLTGTLRRDGTSRFSPDNRWGLFPAFAAAYKVIENRDASALSNLKVRLGYGVTGQQDIGSDYYPYLARYLSSQENARYQFGDQFITTLRPNGYDANIKWEETATYNAALDYGFLKDRLYGSIEYYYRKTTDLINFVPVPAGTNLTNFINTNVGDLENRGVEFSINAVPVEKENMSWDLGFNITANKNKITRLTATDDPNYPGVYTGGISGGVGNTIQIHSVGYPANSFYVYEQVYDESGIPIEGLYVDRNGDGQVTPDDRYHYQKPAPDLFFGFTTSYRIKNFDVAMAARANVGNYVYNNVASNLVNYSKVYHSTNYLTNILSDYAAYDFTDPRYFSDRFIENASFLKIDHITAGYQFNQALGLRGIRVYATVQNPLIISDYTGIDPEIAGGIDNNFYPRPVNYLLGLNVNF; encoded by the coding sequence ATGGCACAAAAAACCGTAACCGGTACAGTGCTTGACAACGAAACAGGGGAAGGCTTGATTGGCGCTAACATCCGTGTACCCAATACCTCGATCGGTACGGTCACGGATATTGACGGCAGTTTTAGCCTGACGGTAGCGGATGACGTTACCCAGCTGGAAGTCAGTTATACCGGATATGAAAATCAAATCGTATCCCTGGATCAAGGACTAAATCTCACCATTCGTTTGGCTGTGGGTAGCACCCTGGATGAGGTGCTGGTGATCGGTTATGGTACCGTCAAGCGGGAAGATGCTACCGGATCGGTGCAGACGGTGAGTTCGAAAGATTTTAACATGGGTGCGATCAGTTCTCCTCAGGAATTGATTTCCGGTAAAATAGCCGGCGTCCAGGTTACCACCAACGGTGACCCCGGAGGAGGTTCTACCATCCGTATCCGAGGAGGATCATCACTGAGTGCTACCAACGATCCATTGGTGGTTATTGACGGGATTCCGGTTGCCACAGATGGCATTTCCGGTTTGAGGAACCCGCTCAATGCCATTAACCCTAATGACATAGAGACTTTTACCATCCTTAAGGATGCATCTGCTACCGCTATTTATGGCTCCCGTGCCTCCAACGGCGTTATTCTGATCACGACCAAAAAAGGTAGTCTTAAGAATAAAATGCGGGTCGATTACTCGGGTAACGTATCGGTAAGCACCCGGGCAAAATCCATCGATGTCTTAGGAGCCGATGACTACCGTAGTTTTGTCAATGCCCGCTACCCGAGCGGCCATGCGGCGCTGGGATTACTGGGAAATGACAACACCGACTGGCAGGATGTGATCTTTCAGAACGCTATAGGGCACGACCACAATGTCAGTTTATCGGGTGGTGTAGGCGAGATCCCTTACCGGGTGTCATTGGGCTATACCAATCGCGACGGTTTGTTGAAAACGGACAATTTCAGCCGGACCACGGCAGCGATTAACCTGTCACCGGGTTTACTGGACAACTACCTGCAGATCAATGTCGGTTTGAAAGGTATGTTTGCCAAGAACCAATTTGCAGACTGGGGTGCTATCGGATCAGCGATTAACTTTGACCCGACGCAACCGGTTTACGATTCCGAAAACGATTACGGAGGCTATTTCACATGGTTAGGTGTTGACGGCCGCCCCAATACCCTGGCACCAGCTAACCCCCTGGCATTGCTGGAGCTGAGGGATAATCATTCCAATGTAAACCGCTATCTGGTCAATGCCAGCGTGGACTACCGGATGCATTTTCTGCCAGACCTGCGTGCGAATTTGAACCTGGGTTATGATTATTCCGATGGTTCCGGTACGAACTTCGTCCCTAAACTGGCTTCCTTCACCTTCTCAGATGGTGGTTACAGCGGAGAATATTCCCAAAACAAAAAGAACAGCACATTGGAGTTCTATCTGAACTACGTAAAAGACCTGTCCAGTATCGTGAAGCTGGATGTCATGGGAGGTTATTCCTGGCAGCATTTTTATGTTTCCAACTACAATTTTGCCTCCAATGTCGATGGAACGGAAATCCTGAGTGCAGCAAATACGGATCCCCGGGAATATTACCTGGTATCGTTGTTCGGCCGGGCTAACCTGACGATTGCTGAGAACCTATTGCTGACCGGTACCTTGCGCCGGGACGGTACTTCCCGTTTTTCACCGGACAACCGGTGGGGTTTATTCCCTGCTTTTGCTGCAGCGTATAAAGTGATTGAGAACCGGGATGCATCGGCCCTTTCCAATTTAAAAGTTCGTTTGGGCTACGGAGTCACCGGACAGCAGGATATCGGATCGGATTATTATCCGTACCTGGCACGCTATCTGTCGAGCCAGGAAAATGCACGTTATCAGTTTGGGGATCAGTTCATCACCACGTTGCGCCCGAATGGCTATGATGCCAACATTAAGTGGGAAGAAACAGCAACCTACAATGCTGCCCTGGACTATGGCTTCCTGAAAGACCGTCTGTACGGTTCGATCGAATATTATTACCGCAAGACCACGGACCTGATCAACTTCGTTCCGGTGCCTGCCGGTACCAACCTGACCAACTTCATCAACACCAACGTAGGTGACCTGGAGAACCGTGGGGTTGAGTTTTCCATCAATGCTGTTCCGGTAGAGAAGGAAAATATGTCATGGGATCTCGGGTTCAACATCACGGCCAATAAGAACAAGATCACACGTTTGACCGCAACCGATGACCCGAACTATCCAGGCGTTTATACCGGTGGTATTTCCGGTGGTGTGGGTAACACCATCCAGATCCACAGTGTGGGGTACCCTGCGAATTCATTTTATGTATACGAACAGGTATATGATGAAAGTGGTATTCCGATCGAAGGATTGTACGTAGACCGCAATGGTGACGGACAAGTTACCCCGGATGACCGTTACCACTATCAGAAACCGGCTCCAGATCTGTTCTTTGGTTTCACGACCTCATACCGGATCAAAAATTTCGATGTAGCAATGGCCGCCCGTGCCAATGTAGGTAACTACGTCTACAATAACGTCGCCTCCAATCTGGTCAACTACAGTAAAGTTTATCACTCGACCAACTACCTGACCAATATCCTGAGCGATTACGCTGCATATGATTTTACGGATCCGCGTTATTTCAGTGATCGGTTTATAGAAAATGCATCGTTCCTGAAAATAGATCACATCACCGCCGGATACCAGTTTAACCAAGCCCTGGGCTTGCGTGGAATCCGTGTCTATGCTACGGTTCAGAACCCATTGATCATCTCCGACTATACCGGTATCGACCCGGAAATTGCGGGTGGGATCGACAACAACTTCTATCCGAGACCGGTGAATTATTTGTTGGGTCTGAATGTCAACTTCTAA
- a CDS encoding glycosyl hydrolase 53 family protein, with translation MPDINSFGTPYASDMFQKALLRRLTRTGLILCWGMSLHAQDLLLGADLSYVNEMEDCGVIYQEGNEAKDLYSIFADHGCALARYRLWHNPSWYDQLNQGKRYSDLPDVMKSIRRAKDYGMQVLLDFQLSDFWADPSRQWAPEAWADIVNNLPVLEDSLYNYIRETLLQLDASGLLPEMVQIGNETNRDILMATGVNAPWQLDWSRNAPLFNTAIRAVREISAETGEEIRIALHIAGPQNVEWYMDGFISHGVTDFDIIGLSYYWPYHKPVTIAETGQVISRLRQHYSDKEVMILETGCIWTTSSHDQAVNVLNEIAPGYTPSSPEEQARWMIDLTREVYRQGGTGVIYWEPDWVSSGCRTYWAQGSHYENAAFFDFDNNLLVDGGIKFFNYTTSSVRVTDDIPNGFTITFQQRQCIFRSNNLPFDASYSYQVVDPLGRILQSGSLNSLNGTSYEKTVSLPGVVPGWVTCILLHRQQVIATNLHWIGL, from the coding sequence GCCCAGGACTTGTTGCTGGGTGCAGATCTCTCGTATGTGAATGAAATGGAGGATTGTGGAGTCATTTACCAGGAAGGAAATGAAGCGAAGGACCTGTACAGCATATTTGCGGATCATGGCTGTGCTTTGGCACGATATCGCCTCTGGCATAATCCATCCTGGTACGACCAGCTGAATCAGGGGAAACGTTATTCCGACCTGCCAGATGTGATGAAGAGTATCCGGCGGGCTAAAGATTATGGGATGCAGGTGCTGCTGGATTTCCAATTAAGTGATTTTTGGGCTGATCCGTCCCGGCAATGGGCTCCCGAAGCCTGGGCGGACATTGTCAATAACCTGCCGGTATTGGAAGATTCCCTTTATAACTACATCCGTGAGACACTGCTGCAACTTGATGCATCCGGATTGCTGCCGGAAATGGTACAGATAGGCAACGAAACAAACCGGGATATCCTGATGGCAACGGGCGTAAATGCACCATGGCAATTGGATTGGTCACGCAATGCCCCTTTGTTCAATACGGCCATACGGGCGGTGCGGGAAATATCTGCGGAAACCGGAGAGGAGATCCGGATAGCGCTTCATATTGCCGGCCCCCAGAATGTAGAATGGTACATGGATGGTTTTATCAGTCATGGGGTGACGGATTTTGATATCATTGGTTTATCCTATTACTGGCCTTACCACAAACCGGTTACCATCGCGGAGACAGGTCAGGTCATCTCCCGGCTGAGGCAGCACTACAGCGATAAAGAGGTCATGATCCTGGAGACGGGATGTATCTGGACCACTTCTTCCCATGACCAGGCGGTAAACGTGCTCAATGAAATTGCCCCAGGATACACCCCATCATCCCCGGAAGAGCAAGCAAGATGGATGATAGACCTCACCAGGGAAGTATACCGGCAAGGTGGTACCGGTGTTATTTACTGGGAGCCGGATTGGGTATCCTCAGGATGCCGGACCTATTGGGCCCAGGGGTCGCATTACGAGAATGCTGCATTTTTTGACTTTGACAACAATCTGCTGGTCGACGGCGGGATCAAATTTTTTAATTATACCACCTCATCTGTCCGGGTCACTGATGATATCCCAAATGGATTTACAATCACGTTTCAGCAGCGACAATGCATATTCCGCTCAAATAACCTGCCTTTTGATGCAAGCTATTCCTACCAGGTGGTTGATCCGTTAGGCCGGATACTTCAGTCCGGATCACTTAATTCGTTAAATGGTACCAGTTATGAGAAAACGGTGTCGTTGCCTGGAGTCGTGCCGGGATGGGTCACCTGCATCCTGCTCCACCGGCAACAGGTCATAGCGACTAATTTGCATTGGATCGGCTTGTGA
- a CDS encoding SusE domain-containing protein translates to MTKNIVYLTFLLFALFSACQDEAFGPVIQVGSPPTITSPAAGSNFVITEDKALQDFGTFTWTPVEYGFQAAVSYNLEVDLASNNFSDPVSLGIMNATSLDVINDKINSVLLAKGIGGGTQTAMAARVTATVNPDVAPVVSEPLNFNVTPYEAEIVYAVLHVPGGYQGWNPADDATVIYDQKSNGKFEGFINFPDDNTEFKFTNGPSWDVNYGDNGADGTLDKDGANIIAPVAGVYRLKVDLNALTYSILRTDWGLIGSATPAGWDSDQNMTFDPATGIWSITLDLVAGDIKFRANDDWGVNLGDDNANKKLSYDGANIVIGEAGNYTIELILNVPVYTYTVTKN, encoded by the coding sequence ATGACCAAAAATATAGTCTATCTAACCTTCCTGTTGTTCGCACTATTTTCGGCATGCCAGGACGAGGCTTTTGGCCCGGTGATACAAGTCGGAAGCCCTCCGACTATTACCAGCCCGGCTGCAGGATCCAATTTTGTGATTACTGAAGACAAGGCGCTGCAGGATTTCGGCACTTTTACCTGGACCCCGGTGGAATATGGATTCCAAGCCGCGGTTTCATACAACCTTGAGGTGGATCTGGCAAGCAACAATTTTTCAGATCCGGTGTCTCTGGGGATCATGAATGCAACCTCCCTGGATGTGATCAATGATAAGATCAATAGTGTTTTACTGGCAAAGGGGATTGGTGGAGGCACTCAGACGGCGATGGCTGCGCGGGTCACCGCCACGGTGAATCCGGATGTTGCACCGGTGGTGTCTGAACCATTGAATTTTAATGTTACGCCTTACGAGGCAGAGATTGTTTACGCTGTATTGCATGTTCCCGGCGGTTATCAGGGCTGGAATCCTGCGGATGACGCCACCGTCATTTATGATCAGAAAAGCAATGGCAAATTCGAGGGATTCATCAACTTCCCGGATGACAATACCGAATTTAAATTCACCAATGGACCAAGCTGGGATGTCAACTACGGGGACAATGGAGCGGATGGAACGCTGGATAAAGATGGAGCCAATATCATAGCTCCGGTCGCTGGCGTATACCGTCTGAAGGTGGACCTGAATGCACTGACGTACTCCATATTGCGGACAGATTGGGGCCTGATCGGTTCGGCTACACCAGCGGGATGGGATTCCGACCAAAACATGACCTTTGATCCGGCAACCGGTATCTGGAGCATCACACTGGACCTCGTCGCCGGCGATATTAAATTCCGTGCGAATGACGACTGGGGTGTGAACCTCGGTGATGACAATGCCAACAAGAAATTGTCTTACGACGGTGCCAACATTGTAATTGGTGAAGCTGGTAACTATACCATCGAGCTGATCCTGAATGTTCCGGTTTATACGTATACCGTAACCAAAAACTAA